The Populus nigra chromosome 4, ddPopNigr1.1, whole genome shotgun sequence genome contains the following window.
aagaaaagaagaaaaagaaaaagctcgGGAGCCTGTCACATATTAACTTCATGTATCTGTCATCTTTGCAATCTCCACCGAGTAACATGGAGAAATCCTAGTTTATCTCTCCATCAGCTGGTATCTGACCGATGACGCTCACGTTCAGGtaattttttctaagaaaagaaattcattttGTCTGAAACCCTCGAAAATGGTCTTGGAATTCAGTCCTCTAACTCTATAGTTCTTGTGTCTTCTTCCTCTATATAACTGTCGAAATGCCACTCCCTATTGCAGATGCAAACGGGCTCTCAGGAAGATTAACTCCTTGGTTGCTGCGtgggttcaaaaacaagaaaccAAAGATCCATATCAGAGATTcagcctttttttctttttttttgcgtgGAGAACTGAGATGATCTAGTTCTTCCCCGATAAAGCTAGTCACTGCTGCATTTATACaaagtttctattttttatggCCATTAATTAACATTATATAGCACAAGATGCATATCACTTGTACCTATCCTGGTCACTGCAACTGGTCCTTGTATGCCTATGCTTTTCCTCACTTGTGGAACCATTATTCAAAACATCAAACCAGTAATTGAAATGCTCCGCGGACGAAAACTCTGCTTGTTCTGCACAGGTTAAGCCGTTAAGCAAATAGGTTAGGGCTTATAATGTAATCAAGGCAGGCAACATTAGAACAAAGAAGCCGGGGTATTATAGACCTCCTGAGAGCTTCAACTCATCCATAGAGTGGCCGAGGAAAGAGTGACGATTCAAGGGTTTAGGAGCAAAATGAAACTCTGAGAGACGCCTTCTCTCAAGTTCAACTTCCTGCTCATGTTCCTCCATGAGCTGCTTCCTGAGTGATTTTGAATTATCACAAACTCTCCGCGCTACAAAATTAGCAAAGAGAGAGTGTTAGCTATATAAATGTGATGGTAAAGTGAAGGATTAAACTGTAATGGGTAAGCGAGAGAAATCAAGGATTCTGCTCACCTGAGTGAAGCTCGGAATCTCCATCCATAAAGTGATGGCTGTGATAGATAGGGTGCTGCATTTTCTCGCTGTACTTCCTGCTACAAAATTCTCTCCAAACTAtcaacctcaatttgaaaaatatacatAGCAGATAATCTTAGCAtgagggggaaaaaaaacaaaaaagtttgaGATTAATTTTATCGACATCTTAAAAAGCATGTTCATGTTCAGGGGATAATCACTTTCCATGAACTTGAGAAACAATGCAAGAATGGCCAATCATGCAAAAGTTACATGCTTTCCTTATTCTAAGAAGCACTCCAAGTACAGAACACAAGCACTAGACTCTGTCAATAAAGGAACAAGAGCCAGCTGgaatcatattgtgtttttttttatatatataatgttgatAATTGcaagagaataaaaggagaaCAACAAAGTCAAAGCATCACGAAGGAGGTGACCCATTCAAGCTGAAATTATTTTGCTTCTAACAACAGGAAAGGTGAAAATATCTAATATTTCATAGATAGGGATCCAACTAGGCGACCTCCATGATCGGTGGATCATACAAAATAATGGGCCTACTTCATTTGCAGTTTCACCAATCTCTGGAGACTggggaaagaaaaaaggatgttTTAGAATTAGCAGACTACCAAACCCACAAAAGCAAACCATTAAgtagaatgaaaagaaaaggtgcatTATACGCgtgtttttaaaagtgttttttgtttgaaaatgtatcaaaaataatattttttatttttaaaaaattatttttaatatcaacacgttaaaataatctaaaaatacaagaaaaaaattaatttgaaataaaaataaaataaaataaaataaaatactttcaaaaaaaacatttttaaaacactatAACAAAAGGTCTCTTGGAAAATGATTGTGTTAGGGTACATTATAGAAGCTAATTATGGACATGATAGCTGAAAACGACAGGAACGTAACTACACATGAAGAGATAATGAAGTTTAAATCAGTCACAATGATTCATTCAGAATCTCTTTAGCCATTTGGGGTCAGCAAACCATCCAGCAATAATTACTTGTCTGAAATCAAAGACATGATAATAATTAGGCCAAAAGGAATGATAAAGGCAGAGGCTAAGCACAATACTGTAGTAGCAGATAACAGGGTATCCTCCAACCAAACCGGGAATATCTACCTGTCAATAAGCCTTGATTTTTCCCTGTAGGGTTTCACAAGAACACGAGCCCCGCAGACATGATGAGGATTCCCCTTTGCTAATATTTTCTTAACAGTCTCTGCAAAAACAAAAGTCACAAATCCAAACATCCTCTTCTGTTGGCATGGAATCCTAACATCTTGAACAGGCCCAAAGTTGCTACAAAAACAGAGGATCAAGACAAAATGGAACGTCTTTAACAAACAGAacacagggaaaaaaaaatgcaggatTGCCAAAATAGATGTTCAAATATGCTAACCTAAAATAGTTAGAGACATCTTGCTCTGTAAAGGTACTCTCAGCTGGAAAGGTAAGATAGATCTGTCTAGAACCAGCAACGATTCCACCAGGATCGTTTCTCTCACCAGCATACTCCAAGTATTTTTGGACGTCTTCTGCCAAAATCACTGAATGCTGCCCATGAGGCCTGTCCCAaacaataaaacttgaaaaagtgACAAATCCATGGAATCAGATAAATTTAAAGGGGTAAAGAACATTATGAATATTTCACATATTGTACCTGTCAATGAGACGAATGCTGTTCTTCAATCGAGCTAGGAGCTTTGTTAGACTATAACCTGCCTTCCCATGTCTCTGGCTCTCCGTAAGATACCCTTCCGCCTGCAGCGTCCTCCCATACATCTCATAATACATCATTGGTAAAGAGGCAATCGAAACTGGCACCCCTCTTCTTGATTTCAAAAGCTCGGTGAGCTCCAATTCAAGCTTTTCAAAAGAGCCAGGTGAGACAACACATTCTTCGTTTGCAATCTCATTCAAATTTGAACTGAAAATCTGAGAAAAGCTTTCTGGCATGGGATGGCCATGGAAATACCTACAGTTGTTTCCATGTTTGCAGAACCCCTTAATGAAGTAATGGCAAATCTTAACAGGAAATTCAGGCAAGCTTGGAGACCTTCTGCTAGTCCTAGGACTTAATGCAGGTTCTGGGTAGATGTAACTGCTAGAAAAGTCAGAATTAACAAGCTCTATCGGATCATCCAAAGCAAGGAACTGCATTTGGTTTTGAATCCGATAATCTTCAGGAACCATTTCTGAGTACCCTGGTGGAGCAAAATCCAAGTTGTGTGTCTGTTGCAGGTCACCAGTCAGTTGAGCATCCCGGAAAGAACCTGCAGTCCTAACCTTTACTGGAGAGAAAATTGGTTGTGATGAAACTGTGGTGTTAGGAATGAATTGCTGTGGAACATCTGAAACAGGTGACGGGTTCACCTGAGAAGGCGAAATTAGATTTAGATCTGGTATTTTGTTTAGCCCCAGATCAGATTTGGCTTTGCATATCATAGCATAGATCAAATTATCAGGGCTAAAGGCCAGCCGGATCATTTCTCGTTCACCATGGTTTTGTAACAGAATATACCCAATGATCTTACCAACGAATTCAGGCTCAATCACCTGAATTCTATTGTACACAACTTTTGTGGACTCCGAAAAATCCATTCAAGTTTTCAACCCTGAAAAAACAACACAGTAAAGACACAAATGACAGGGTCAGCagaaaatacattgaaatacTGTTAGCATTTCAAATTTGTGTTGTCACGAATAGAGAATTAAGAGGACAAAGACGAGTACAATTCCTCTACGAACAGCAAGTATAAGTAAAAGCAGATCTAACACACCACCAAGaagataacaataacaataaatacaACATAATGCCAGCAATTTAACCCTGTTATGGATAATCTATAGAAGAGAAAAATcacagaaagaaaagaattagtTCTGACATTATCATTTCCCATTTTTCCCCTTGTATTTACTTTGTCAATAAAGAGGCTTAGCATGTATGCCAATCAAAAAAGCATAACCTGCAAGATATTGCCAGAAAAAAGAACATGTTGACAGCAAAACAGAAAGGAAGAAATGAGCAGCAACATCAGCAAGAAATACTAACATTCTGTTTCTGTATTTATCATAAAACAGAACCATTTTACGTAAAAGAAAATCGCATAAAAGTTAACCTTCCACCATAACACCAAGACATTACAAACTTTTGCATTTACAAAAGAATCTGAAAATTCCTTcgttgaaagaaagaaagaaagaaaggagaaaacaagaagaagaaggaagaagaacctGAAAAATCAACGCAGAACATTCTAAATATTAGACATGAAGAAATTATGGAAATTCAAAAGGACCCAATCAGAAACATCATTGAGGAGAAACTGTGACAAAAACCTCAACCTGTTTATCTCATTttgacaccaaaaaaaaaaaagatttattaacaGTTTCCGAAAAGAAATCCCCTCCCCCCCTTCTTATTTTCTCCCCACTAAAAGAGAACTGAACTTAATTATCAgtccaaaacaaaaacacaggAGTCAAAATACGTATTTTAATATAAAGCCAAAATCTCAAAGAACTCGTATCCAAACTCAGAGATATTGAACAATACAAGGGGAACGAAAAGCaaaggaaaaataagaaaaagattctGATTTTCTTCTCGGTGTTGCATCTTACCAGCCAACTTCAATAccaaactagtaaaaaaaacggaaaaagagttacagaaacaataaaataaaccaGAATTAAAGTTCAGCATATTATCACAAAGCCACTGGAACCAAAGTTTTGAcgcattttaaagaaaaacgaACGGCACGTCCGAATTGATAACAATTCACCATCTAAAAACAGaagtagaaaaaaagagaaaagaaaaccagCCTTCGAAGCCAGTTTTTTAACACTAACAACAGAGTTTTGAAACATTTTGAATAACTTGAACTATAATTAATCATTTACAGAGAGATTTTGCgaccaattttttatttttgaagaagaagaagaagaagaaagaggaagcAAAGATCTAACATACCCGCCAAAATCTAACAAGCTTCTCTGTGAAAAAAAGATGGAAGAAACAAAGTCAAGCAAACCATCCCAAGACCTCAAAAACCTTCCCCTCCTTCTCCATGTCCAAGGTCGATTAATCACTCTGCCTCGCTTTCTCTGTGTccgtgtgtctcatttctctgTCTTTCTtccctgtttatttttttttgttagttttatcttcttctcttctctctctctctcattctccATTCTCCACAAAAAACGACACCATTTTCATAAAGAGCAAAATGACAGAAAGGATAGTGCTTTTAAAGGGCGCCTTGTCTTTAGTTCAAATCAACTCTCTCTCACTCATAAATACACACccgagattatttttttttaatgataaagtttagaattaaaatatatatatatatatatatatatatatatatatataactttaaaattaaaaagcttttttttcttgatatatctCTTAAAAAATCTAACATATTCTACAACTGTCAATTCAGAAAAAATTGTACGCATTAGTTTAgatataacataaatattttagtgttctaaatttaatttttattataaatataacataaatatttttttttgttaacactATAacgtttttataaattttaattcgaaataaataagattaataatttatgattaattattataaattataaatattaaaattattattataaattattgtcttgattttttgtgaaaaatacttataattttgaagtgttttttttattaaaattagtttttattttatgaacaaGTTTtccaatttttcaataaaaaggagaaaaattggaaatgaaaaaagaaaatattttttttccaatgaacACACATTAAGTAGTTTATTAAAATGGGCAGGACTCCTTTTTACTAGGACAAAAACACGCAAATAAAAATGGGATGAGTTTATATtatggtccctcaagtttttgTACATTGTTAAACAAGTGTTTATACTTTAATTTTGTGCATGTTAATCCTCATCCTTTCAATACGTGGCCACTTGTGGTCCCTTCATCCGCTTAGGTTTGTACATATAGACTATAGTGACACAAAGCAGGCTTATAATGAACATTTGCTCGAAAGAGGGATCGAATGtgactaaaaattaaaagtgtgAGGGTTTTTGTGCCCAAAATTTAAACATAGGAATTGATCGGCGAAGTTgaaaaacttgagggaccacaATGATGAATttactaaataagaaaaaaaattggatttggTGGCACTCTGATCAGCGTTATgagtatagttttaaaacccggtcCAACCTGACGGGTCGATCCAGAACCGGGGATTCTTTCACCCTGGGGTTGGAACCGGGccgggttgaaaaaaaaatatgggaagGAAAAATCCAATGTGATCCAGTGACCCGGTTGACTCGTCAAGATCCGGTTAAAAACTCGGTTGTAATCCATtgacttttgtgttttttaactaaaacaatattattttgatttaaaaaaattaaccagaaCGATCCGGTCAAAACCCAAAATCCAGGTTAGATCAGGTATAAAAACTACTAGAAACATGGCCCGCGCTACGCCGCGGGtcaattttttgtataaaaaatatcaaaaaaaaattaaaatctaagagTGTTAGCTCTTTCTACAAAGGTATACCTAAGAGCATTAGGTCTGTTTACTACTTCTGACCcaaaagttatatttataatattaataataatattaaacttgcataacCCAAGTGTAAGTGAATTTAGTTGCAACATCAAACCCGGAACCGTGGATATGAGTCTGCTTGCAAGGTCTTattataaaagtgtgataattaaaatggaaaaaaatttaatattacagaatgaaattaaaaaaatattaattgaaaagaaaaaaacaataaagcaaagCATCATTCTGATGAATAGTGCTTTGCAAGGAGGGGTACAATAAAATCCCCTTATGAGATCACAATAATCTAATGaacagtaaacaaaacaaatcataaagtttaatttttaatcaaatcaatattaaaagatgaaattgaaagaaaaaaattacttaagaaaaaaaaacaatttgaatcaactggtttaacccgtcaaacctgagattcgtgtcatgaaattgaaagaaaaaaagattgatatcttttagttatagttaattacaatatttaaagaagaaattgaaagaaaaaaactaataaaaaaaagaaaaaaaatctgaatcaactgggttagcccaccaaatcaggttaaccaaTCAAATCTAGGATTCGTAtaatgaaagtgtgataactaaataggaaaaaaattaatattaataaactaaagtgaaaaaaatattaattaaaaagaaaaaaaggaaaaaaaaacctacaggaagaaaaaaaactaataaaaaaacataaaaaaatctgaattaactgggttaacccgtcaaaccaggttaatccgtcaaatcggggatccatgtcatgaaaatttgataactaaatagaaaaaaacttaacattaacaaaaaaaaaaaattcattaaaaaaaaacaaagaaaataaacagcttaaaaaaacaaagcaaaatgcaaaaaaaaaaaagaaaaaaaaaactgcttaaaaaaaacaaagcaaaaaaacaaaaaaaaatagttcagCATTTCACTATTCACTATGAACTGTActcgaaaaaataattaattaaaaagaaaactagaaaaaaaaatttgggttaactcgtcaaacccggaacctgtgtcatgaaagtctgataactatatagaaaaaaatttaacattaacaaaaaaaaaataaaaaatatatatattaaaaaaacaaagaaaaatacatcttaaaaaaaaacaaaataacttaaaaaattataattactcaATATTTTACACTGTGCAGTTTTAgctattgttataattataatataataatggtTACGAGAAATACTGTTTCGGAAATATCTCCGTGGCCgaacgtttttaaaaaaacatgtgtatcTCTCTTGTGTCCAACGTACTCTGGGGGTCTAGCTGAGGTGGCAAATCTGTGGTGCAAATAATTTTACCAGTAAAATAGTACCATGTCCGTTGGACCCagcttgtttttgttgtttagcGCTAAAaacaaggattaaaaaaaatgagcatgttttttttaaaaaaacaaaactggtaaattaaaacaatttttttaaaaaatgataaaataacgTAGTTTCTATTTatctagataaaaaattataacgtttaaatttattattattcaaaaacatgacattttaaaaaaattataaaaggaattacacaaataataataaaaaaataaaagagatgagaaataacaaaaaaagataaaaagatttcaaaagcaCATCAAATTTTCGATTACAACACAAACAATACTAGAAATAattcaacaatatcaaaaactGTGATTAATATGTGTTATACTTGTCACTCAAAAGTGTCGATCAATTTACTTGTTTTTGATAATAAAGTGTAGCCTATCCTATCactattgatgatttttttagattatttgatttatctcattaaattttttttattatactaataATGTAAGAACCAAAGTTTTGTTGTgctttaaaatctctttttttattatttttttttctttctcttctcatcATAATTTGTGCAGCTTATTTCACCTTTTTAATGTCATGAATCACAATAAGCAAAAACAACCAAGACACAAGCTGCTGTTTTTGCATGAGATGGCAAGCATGCAATCATTTATGACACACGTGTACATGATGACCGGTTCTGATTTTGTAGTACATTTCATCTGCGTATGGTTTTTTCTTCTGTAGGTGGCCCCATATCTATTTGTGAATTTGCATGTCTGCCACGTGTCACAGGTACTTGCTATACGGAGTGTCTGTAAGTCTGTAGCTCCAACTACGAACaagttgtttttcttccttaaaaacaaaattagcaaTATCGAGTTTATCAAGTGGGCTCCACAACATCCGTGGCAGTGTCTTATCTAACAAATATGGGCCCCACCTTGAAGTACCAGTTCAGTTCTCCGTGATTGGTGGTTATCGGATATCTTGAACAGAAATAGTAagtaaataaacttaaaatatgtattttatgcatgaattaattaatatatgacttGAAGAATAATTTTCAGTTTTTGATCAATTTAAGAGATTTCTATTTTACAGGTTACTTTCCATgccatatttaaaaaaaaagatagaaatataaaaatggtAAAAAGTTAATCGGATAAATTAATAGTCGaaacggtaaaaaaaaaaatagttatagtGAGAGTATCCTATTCAACCAGCTAAAAGGAGCaattttaaaatgcaatttGATTGGACTAAAGGAATGTAGTAGTATTTAGATTCACAAGGAGAGAAAGAAGGTTGGAGAGTTTCAGTTATTCATAAGAATTGGATTTTCCGTTGAGTTATCCGgtaatctttcaaatttcagATCTTCTTCCGGGTGGGTCCTTCAAGTGctaatagttaaattaaattatcattttctttttctatttattaaattttatgatacatTAAATGTTATCAAGAATACAATATAGTAGATCAACTGATTAGATCTTGAGTTTGCTTCCTGATGATTACAGGTTCGAGTTTTTTCAATATCACTGGAggtttatatgatcgttaacttcaggatccaAGAGATTAGTCGAAATGCGTTCAAGCTGACACacccacattaattaaaaaaaaatacaaatgtgCTCCTAATGTTACCTtttcccatatatatataacttcacCTTTTTCAAATACAATCCGAAAGGAATTTTGCCTTGTTGAATAAAActgattaaaaaatactttgttgTTAAGATTAAAAGGAACAATAATATACGATGATTGTTATAAATGATATCTCGACAagataagtataaaaaaatgcaaataaaaaaaccagctATCAACAAattaagtgtaaaaaaaaaatacaaataaaataaagagatacCATCTAATTTTATAGTAATTGAAAAGCTAAgtgtaaataaaatacaaatacaaaaaacaattattatttaattttatgataactaACTAATCTTTAAAGATTTTTAGTAAGGAATTGGTTATgctaaatagaaaattatatcGCTTTAAAACATTCTATTATCTAAAGTGAgttggtttttgtttgtttttaataataaaaatatacataatatgATTACAATTTGCTTAAATTGATATGTCTGTTATTATTTTCAAAGGTTAAGGACTATTAAgactaaaaattttgatttgaaatcCACACTTAGTAATCTAATAAGTGTTTGGAAATGCGGTtgtgagtttttaaaaaattaaaatttaatttttgataaaaattaattttttatgtgttttggatcgttttaatgtattggtctcaaaaataattttttaaaaataaaaaaatattattttaatgtattttcacacaaaaaaacactttaaaaaataaccgcaaccACACACTAAACATGCctgatgaatttttaaaatttaaacattgaAGTCAAAGAATAAGAATAGTATACGAGAAATTAGGTTTCGGctcatttcttttgattttattctaaaataagcT
Protein-coding sequences here:
- the LOC133691407 gene encoding zinc finger CCCH domain-containing protein 18-like isoform X1; the encoded protein is MDFSESTKVVYNRIQVIEPEFVGKIIGYILLQNHGEREMIRLAFSPDNLIYAMICKAKSDLGLNKIPDLNLISPSQVNPSPVSDVPQQFIPNTTVSSQPIFSPVKVRTAGSFRDAQLTGDLQQTHNLDFAPPGYSEMVPEDYRIQNQMQFLALDDPIELVNSDFSSSYIYPEPALSPRTSRRSPSLPEFPVKICHYFIKGFCKHGNNCRYFHGHPMPESFSQIFSSNLNEIANEECVVSPGSFEKLELELTELLKSRRGVPVSIASLPMMYYEMYGRTLQAEGYLTESQRHGKAGYSLTKLLARLKNSIRLIDSFIVWDRPHGQHSVILAEDVQKYLEYAGERNDPGGIVAGSRQIYLTFPAESTFTEQDVSNYFSNFGPVQDVRIPCQQKRMFGFVTFVFAETVKKILAKGNPHHVCGARVLVKPYREKSRLIDSRKYSEKMQHPIYHSHHFMDGDSELHSARRVCDNSKSLRKQLMEEHEQEVELERRRLSEFHFAPKPLNRHSFLGHSMDELKLSGEQAEFSSAEHFNYWFDVLNNGSTSEEKHRHTRTSCSDQDSNQGVNLPESPFASAIGSGISTVI
- the LOC133691407 gene encoding zinc finger CCCH domain-containing protein 18-like isoform X4 is translated as MDFSESTKVVYNRIQVIEPEFVGKIIGYILLQNHGEREMIRLAFSPDNLIYAMICKAKSDLGLNKIPDLNLISPSQVNPSPVSDVPQQFIPNTTVSSQPIFSPVKVRTAGSFRDAQLTGDLQQTHNLDFAPPGYSEMVPEDYRIQNQMQFLALDDPIELVNSDFSSSYIYPEPALSPRTSRRSPSLPEFPVKICHYFIKGFCKHGNNCRYFHGHPMPESFSQIFSSNLNEIANEECVVSPGSFEKLELELTELLKSRRGVPVSIASLPMMYYEMYGRTLQAEGYLTESQRHGKAGYSLTKLLARLKNSIRLIDRPHGQHSVILAEDVQKYLEYAGERNDPGGIVAGSRQIYLTFPAESTFTEQDVSNYFSNFGPVQDVRIPCQQKRMFGFVTFVFAETVKKILAKGNPHHVCGARVLVKPYREKSRLIDRKYSEKMQHPIYHSHHFMDGDSELHSARRVCDNSKSLRKQLMEEHEQEVELERRRLSEFHFAPKPLNRHSFLGHSMDELKLSGEQAEFSSAEHFNYWFDVLNNGSTSEEKHRHTRTSCSDQDSNQGVNLPESPFASAIGSGISTVI
- the LOC133691407 gene encoding zinc finger CCCH domain-containing protein 18-like isoform X3; its protein translation is MDFSESTKVVYNRIQVIEPEFVGKIIGYILLQNHGEREMIRLAFSPDNLIYAMICKAKSDLGLNKIPDLNLISPSQVNPSPVSDVPQQFIPNTTVSSQPIFSPVKVRTAGSFRDAQLTGDLQQTHNLDFAPPGYSEMVPEDYRIQNQMQFLALDDPIELVNSDFSSSYIYPEPALSPRTSRRSPSLPEFPVKICHYFIKGFCKHGNNCRYFHGHPMPESFSQIFSSNLNEIANEECVVSPGSFEKLELELTELLKSRRGVPVSIASLPMMYYEMYGRTLQAEGYLTESQRHGKAGYSLTKLLARLKNSIRLIDRPHGQHSVILAEDVQKYLEYAGERNDPGGIVAGSRQIYLTFPAESTFTEQDVSNYFSNFGPVQDVRIPCQQKRMFGFVTFVFAETVKKILAKGNPHHVCGARVLVKPYREKSRLIDSRKYSEKMQHPIYHSHHFMDGDSELHSARRVCDNSKSLRKQLMEEHEQEVELERRRLSEFHFAPKPLNRHSFLGHSMDELKLSGEQAEFSSAEHFNYWFDVLNNGSTSEEKHRHTRTSCSDQDSNQGVNLPESPFASAIGSGISTVI
- the LOC133691407 gene encoding zinc finger CCCH domain-containing protein 18-like isoform X2, giving the protein MDFSESTKVVYNRIQVIEPEFVGKIIGYILLQNHGEREMIRLAFSPDNLIYAMICKAKSDLGLNKIPDLNLISPSQVNPSPVSDVPQQFIPNTTVSSQPIFSPVKVRTAGSFRDAQLTGDLQQTHNLDFAPPGYSEMVPEDYRIQNQMQFLALDDPIELVNSDFSSSYIYPEPALSPRTSRRSPSLPEFPVKICHYFIKGFCKHGNNCRYFHGHPMPESFSQIFSSNLNEIANEECVVSPGSFEKLELELTELLKSRRGVPVSIASLPMMYYEMYGRTLQAEGYLTESQRHGKAGYSLTKLLARLKNSIRLIDSFIVWDRPHGQHSVILAEDVQKYLEYAGERNDPGGIVAGSRQIYLTFPAESTFTEQDVSNYFSNFGPVQDVRIPCQQKRMFGFVTFVFAETVKKILAKGNPHHVCGARVLVKPYREKSRLIDRKYSEKMQHPIYHSHHFMDGDSELHSARRVCDNSKSLRKQLMEEHEQEVELERRRLSEFHFAPKPLNRHSFLGHSMDELKLSGEQAEFSSAEHFNYWFDVLNNGSTSEEKHRHTRTSCSDQDSNQGVNLPESPFASAIGSGISTVI